From Lolium perenne isolate Kyuss_39 chromosome 5, Kyuss_2.0, whole genome shotgun sequence, a single genomic window includes:
- the LOC127298646 gene encoding BTB/POZ domain-containing protein At1g30440: MGGSMKLGSKPDAFTRRGQAWFCTTGLPSDVIVEVGEMSFHLHKFPLLSKSPILGRLMEENSDLDECIIKLSDIPGGAKSFELVARFCYGVKIELSPANIVHLRCAAEYLQMTEETAADNLINQAETFFNQAVLRSWKDSLEALKTCDVLLPHAEDLHIAKRCVESLAAKASIDPDLFGWPVSEHGAMLSPEGSVLWNGISTGAKLGNFSSNWWYDDASSLSFPTYKRLISTMESRGAKEEIIAGSLMYYAKKCLPGLNRRQSKGLVAVPLNSAITLSEEEQRRLLEDIDRMLPLQRGLVSTNVLLWLLRTAMILKVSRACISNLEKRVGMQLDKATLEDLLLPNFSYTMDTLYNVECVRRILDHFLEMDQTTGGSGSPCLDDVMASPSLAPITAVAKLIDGYLAEIAPDMNLKPPKFESLAASLPEYARPLDDGLYRAIDVYLKAHSSLPESEREQLCRLIDCQKLSLEACTHAAQNERLPLRVVVQVLFFEQLQLRTSIAGCLMVSDNLEGGSSRTLRGSDAVAMSGEAGASWVTTAAVRENQALRAGMDSMRLRLAELERECSGMRQDIRKLGGGKDGGWAARVQRVFSLKMKLQMCSTDEGRISEQHRSAAAKLEKLQAKVSKHKKHLSINA; this comes from the exons ATGGGTGGTTCCATGAAGCTGGGCTCCAAGCCGGATGCTTTCACCAGGCGAGGCCAGGCATG GTTCTGCACAACTGGACTTCCCAGTGATGTTATTGTCGAGGTCGGGGAGATGTCCTTCCACCTCCACAAG TTTCCTCTGCTTTCAAAGAGTCCCATCCTGGGAAGGTTGATGGAGGAGAACTCAGACCTAGATGAATGTATAATCAAACTATCCGACATCCCAGGGGGTGCAAAATCATTCGAGTTAGTGGCAAGGTTCTGCTATGGTGTCAAGATAGAGCTCTCTCCGGCCAACATTGTCCACCTTCGATGTGCCGCGGAATATCTTCAGATGACAGAAGAAACAGCCGCAGATAACCTTATCAACCAGGCAGAAACGTTCTTTAACCAAGCTGTCCTCCGCAGCTGGAAAGATTCCCTGGAAGCACTCAAGACATGTGATGTCCTTCTTCCTCACGCCGAAGACCTTCACATCGCGAAGAGATGCGTCGAGTCGTTGGCTGCCAAGGCTAGCATTGATCCGGACCTCTTTGGCTGGCCAGTCTCAGAACACGGTGCGATGCTAAGCCCTGAGGGCAGTGTACTGTGGAATGGCATTAGCACGGGCGCAAAGCTCGGGAACTTCAGCTCAAATTGGTGGTATGATGATGCGTCATCATTGAGCTTCCCTACGTACAAGAGGCTCATTTCCACTATGGAGTCAAGAGGCGCCAAGGAGGAGATCATTGCGGGTTCGCTTATGTACTATGCCAAGAAGTGTCTTCCAGGATTGAATAGGCGTCAAAGCAAGGGACTGGTGGCAGTGCCCCTGAATTCTGCTATTACCCTGTCTGAGGAAGAACAAAGGCGTCTGCTCGAGGACATTGACAGGATGCTACCTCTTCAGAGAGGTCTAGTATCCACAAATGTTTTGCTCTGGCTGCTTCGAACTGCCATGATTCTGAAAGTCAGCCGTGCTTGCATCTCCAACTTAGAGAAAAGGGTTGGCATGCAACTAGATAAAGCCACGCTGGAGGATCTACTGCTGCCCAACTTCTCGTACACCATGGACACACTCTACAATGTTGAATGTGTGCGCAGGATCCTTGATCACTTCTTGGAAATGGACCAGACGACCGGCGGCAGTGGTTCCCCGTGCTTGGATGATGTGATGGCTTCTCCCTCACTGGCGCCGATCACCGCTGTTGCTAAGCTAATCGATGGCTACCTCGCAGAGATTGCACCAGACATGAATCTGAAGCCACCGAAATTCGAATCTCTTGCAGCTTCTTTGCCTGAATATGCTCGGCCTCTAGACGATGGTCTTTACCGTGCCATTGATGTATATTTAAAG GCGCATTCTAGTCTACCGGAGTCCGAGCGTGAGCAGCTCTGCCGGCTGATCGACTGCCAGAAGCTCTCCCTAGAGGCATGCACCCACGCGGCGCAGAATGAGCGCTTGCCCCTTCGCGTGGTGGTGCAGGTCCTCTTCTTCGAGCAGCTCCAGCTGCGGACATCCATCGCTGGGTGCCTGATGGTCTCCGACAACCTCGAAGGAGGATCCTCACGTACCCTGCGCGGCAGCGACGCGGTCGCCATGTCGGGTGAAGCCGGTGCCAGCTGGGTCACCACGGCGGCAGTGAGGGAGAACCAGGCGCTCAGGGCCGGCATGGACAGCATGCGGCTGCGTCTGGCGGAGCTCGAGAGGGAGTGCTCCGGCATGCGGCAGGACATCCGGAAGCTCGGAGGCGGGAAGGACGGCGGGTGGGCAGCGCGGGTGCAGCGGGTGTTcagcctgaagatgaagctgcagaTGTGCAGCACCGACGAGGGGAGGATCAGCGAGCAGCACCGTAGCGCGGCCGCAAAGCTAGAGAAGCTTCAGGCCAAGGTGTCCAAGCACAAGAAGCACCTCTCCATTAATGCCTGA